In the genome of bacterium, one region contains:
- a CDS encoding ZIP family magnesium transporter, which produces MIQPALYAALAGLTNLLGGILVTAGVRGRTGALNVLVAFGAGFMLAVALLEMLPGAMETAGGLTAVLAGYLAVHLTQHTLTPHFHFGEETHHEAMVSRGVGVWALIGLVPHAFFDGVAIASGFLSSRDLGLLIFTAVILHKVPTGVSLASIMLASGNSTAQTVAAVAVVSLFTVLGAVATPASTLLASYGLAIAAGVTIYVAASNLIPESQRVPGWRIPGGVFLGVIAFYIIRTLLPGAHT; this is translated from the coding sequence TTGATCCAGCCCGCGCTCTACGCTGCTCTCGCCGGGCTCACCAACCTGCTGGGCGGCATCCTCGTCACCGCCGGCGTCCGGGGGCGGACCGGCGCCCTGAACGTGCTGGTCGCCTTCGGCGCCGGCTTCATGCTCGCCGTGGCGCTGCTCGAGATGCTGCCCGGTGCGATGGAGACCGCGGGTGGCCTCACCGCCGTCCTCGCGGGCTACCTGGCCGTTCACCTGACCCAGCACACGCTCACCCCGCACTTCCACTTCGGCGAGGAGACGCACCACGAGGCGATGGTTTCGCGCGGCGTCGGCGTGTGGGCGTTGATCGGCCTCGTGCCCCACGCCTTCTTCGACGGCGTGGCCATCGCCAGCGGCTTCCTCTCCAGCCGCGATCTCGGCCTCCTCATCTTCACCGCCGTCATCCTCCACAAGGTCCCGACCGGCGTTTCCTTGGCGAGCATCATGCTGGCGAGCGGGAACTCGACCGCGCAGACAGTCGCCGCCGTCGCCGTCGTGAGCCTGTTCACCGTGCTCGGCGCCGTCGCCACGCCCGCGTCCACCCTCCTCGCGAGCTACGGCCTGGCCATTGCCGCCGGCGTGACCATCTACGTCGCGGCATCCAACCTCATCCCCGAGTCCCAACGCGTCCCGGGCTGGCGGATCCCCGGCGGGGTATTCCTAGGTGTGATCGCGTTCTACATCATCCGGACGTTGTTGCCGGGAGCGCACACGTGA
- the hflX gene encoding GTPase HflX produces the protein MGAPSKDIEPEVAAEHLEELARLADTAGAVVVGTLRQRLDAPHPKYYIGEGKALELRERVLETGATLVIFDEQLTPAQGKNLETLLGTRVMDRSELILDIFATRARTAEAKMQVELAQLEYMLPRLRRMWTHLSRIRGGIGLRGPGETQLETDRRIISRRIRDLRSKLAVVARQRATQRKARAKEFRVALVGYTNAGKSSVLRALSGANVLVEDRLFATLDPATRAVELEDGVRVLLTDTVGFIRKLPHHLVASFRATLEAALEADLLLHVIDASHPRWEEQKSVVEEVLADLGADDRPTLLLFNKVDRLTHEEEAALRVRVSAIVPQPALFGSTVEPGGMDELRERLAEEYRASHPRVRLRIPVVDGEALAAVYREGEVLRREEHDSVIDVVARLPLPVLGRLQRRAGILVFESP, from the coding sequence GTGGGAGCGCCCAGCAAGGACATCGAGCCCGAGGTCGCGGCCGAGCATCTCGAAGAGCTGGCCAGGCTGGCGGACACGGCCGGCGCCGTCGTGGTCGGCACGCTGCGGCAGCGGCTCGACGCACCCCATCCCAAGTATTACATCGGCGAGGGCAAGGCCCTCGAGCTCCGCGAGCGCGTGCTCGAGACCGGCGCGACGCTGGTCATCTTCGACGAGCAGCTCACGCCGGCCCAGGGCAAGAACCTGGAAACGCTGCTCGGCACGCGGGTGATGGACCGCTCGGAGCTCATCCTCGACATCTTCGCGACCCGTGCGCGTACGGCCGAGGCGAAGATGCAGGTCGAGCTCGCGCAGCTCGAGTACATGCTGCCGCGGCTGCGGCGCATGTGGACGCACCTCTCGCGGATCCGGGGCGGCATCGGCCTGCGCGGCCCGGGTGAGACGCAGCTCGAGACCGACCGACGCATCATCAGCAGGCGGATCCGCGATCTGCGGAGCAAGCTCGCGGTCGTTGCACGGCAGCGCGCCACCCAGCGCAAGGCGCGCGCGAAGGAGTTCCGCGTCGCGCTCGTCGGCTACACCAACGCCGGCAAGTCCTCCGTCCTGCGCGCCCTTTCGGGCGCGAACGTGCTCGTCGAGGACCGCCTGTTCGCGACGCTGGACCCCGCCACCCGCGCGGTCGAGCTGGAAGATGGCGTGCGGGTCCTCCTCACCGATACCGTCGGCTTCATCCGCAAGCTGCCCCACCACCTCGTGGCATCCTTCCGCGCCACGTTGGAGGCGGCGCTCGAGGCCGACCTGTTGCTGCACGTGATCGATGCCTCGCACCCGCGCTGGGAAGAGCAGAAGAGCGTGGTGGAGGAGGTGCTCGCGGATCTCGGTGCGGACGACCGGCCGACGCTCCTCCTGTTCAACAAGGTGGACCGCCTGACGCACGAGGAGGAAGCGGCGCTCCGGGTGCGGGTGAGCGCGATCGTCCCGCAGCCCGCGCTCTTCGGCTCGACGGTCGAGCCGGGAGGCATGGATGAGCTGCGGGAGCGGCTCGCCGAGGAGTACCGGGCCTCGCATCCGCGGGTGCGGCTGCGCATCCCTGTGGTGGACGGCGAGGCGCTCGCGGCCGTCTACCGCGAGGGAGAGGTCCTCCGGCGCGAAGAGCACGATTCGGTGATCGACGTCGTGGCGCGTCTGCCACTCCCGGTCCTCGGGCGGCTGCAGCGGCGCGCCGGCATCCTCGTGTTCGAATCGCCTTGA